The following are encoded together in the Culex pipiens pallens isolate TS chromosome 1, TS_CPP_V2, whole genome shotgun sequence genome:
- the LOC120419879 gene encoding mpv17-like protein: protein MSLSVVKSVFRNHPIVKGMVTYSILWPTGSIIQQTMDGKNWRTYNYRQSLNFAIFGTFFVAPSLYGWVKLSSQMWPSMNLKSGITKAIVEQFSYGPLAGTSFFFGMSLLEQKTTKEAVQEVKDKFPDTYKVGVCVWPIIQTINFTLIAEHNRVPFVSICSLLWTTFLAYMKQRPEHSSEDDIVADGVTMGSPKTIEIEVQRKLAAL, encoded by the exons ATGAGTCTCTCAGTTGTGAAGAGCGTATTCCGCAATCACCCAATAGTGAAAGGCATGGTAACGTACAGTATTTTATGGCCAACGGGCAGCATCATTCAGCAAACAATGGACGGGAAAAACTGGC GCACATACAACTACCGCCAGAGTTTGAACTTTGCAATATTTGGAACATTTTTCGTGGCTCCCTCATTGTACGGATGGGTAAAACTTTCCAGCCAAATGTGGCCCTCAATGAATCTTAAATCGGGAATTACCAAA gCAATTGTGGAACAATTCAGCTATGGTCCTTTGGCCGGAACGAGTTTCTTCTTTGGGATGAGTTTACTAGAGCAGAAAACTACGAAAGAGGCGGTCCAGGAAGTGAAGGATAAATTTCCGGATACGTATAAGGTTGGAGTCTGCGTTTGGCCAATCATTCAAACGATCAACTTCACACTGATAGCCGAACACAACCGGGTTCCATTCGTGAGCATTTGCAGTTTACTTTGGACAACATTCCTGGCTTATATGAAGCAAAGACCCGAGCACAGCTCGGAAGACGACATCGTTGCGGATGGAGTGACAATGGGATCCCCAAAAACGATAGAAATTGAAGTGCAACGAAAGCTGGCAGCACTCTAA